A stretch of DNA from Ranitomeya variabilis isolate aRanVar5 chromosome 1, aRanVar5.hap1, whole genome shotgun sequence:
attgtgaagagtgagaaacgagatcggcgCAACAAGGAGaaccaccagtaggagtcgtgctgtaagacgaggcaacatcctactgaggcgcgtagccggaaacgccgaggaagtattgagctccaggccttacttcaaacctacggcaggacagtcagtaataggcgggctgtctcactcaaatcacctaagcagacatagggggcaacagttggagaggggcgactctagggtcctggaagacctccaggcctacccgtcatacgggtgcgtcctagccatatcatctgggggacgaagaagaacatcagaattagttgtgagggaacttcagaaacagacacaacagttgtgaggactatcccgtggtgctaagcagggaaggactacaacacacaagcgctagaaggtaggcacagatttccacctgcaaagggaactctggaggtgccatcggaccggccagtctcagacagccctgttaaccgtattccggattgaggatccagaagccttcagtaaagaggtaaagagactgcaacttgatgtcctcgttatttaccgcgacctgcaccacaccatcatcactctccaTTTTCCCTGgaagcccctcagcagggtcacggaccgggtctagccaccgtgacactccctgaaccaagacagagaggcccagtaccgggtaaccctcggcccagcggcagtgggggcgctccatgacagcatagtggaggggattttataaaaacccgtctccactatgcgtgcaaacaTGCACCTGGCTGCCCCGTGTTTCCGGACATGCAGTGCATCTTTTTAGAAGGCAGCAGGTCCATTTactttgcggcgacgctgcgctgccacaaggtaaaacacaggaccccatgtgtggggtgtgatgattccagatgtgtgcaatgaacacatccggaatcatcgcatctACAGAAGgggtggcgctttgggcggagcgagctTTATGCTcagtccaaagcgccggccatcctgagcgtggacacatacccttaagagtGCACCATTGTAATTTACAAGCACTCTTCTCAATTAAAAACTTTAGACAGCACTTTTATATAAACTAAAtctacaacaaaacaaaaaaaaacacacaagtgcTAATTAGGAATGAGCGAGTACTCcagttttccccgagcacgctcgggtgacctctgagtatttatgactgcttggagatttatttttcatcgcgggcagctgagtgatttacagctactagccaggctgagtatatgtgggagttgcctggttgctagggaatccccacatgtaatcaagcaggctagtagctgtaaatcatttagctgccgcgatgaaaactaaatctgagcagtaataaatactcagaggtcacccgagcgtgctcaggaaaacctgagtacactcgctcatcactaattaggacttttttgttgttttttttagtggATTTAGAATATATAAAAGTGCTGTCTAAAGTTTCATTGGGTAAAGTGCTTGTAAATTACAATGGTGCACTCTAAGGCTGGCTGatccacactcgctcatcactagtgctaacaTATTTAGATATGCATATTGTACCGTCAACTCTAGCTTGCATGACTAAGCTCAATGCATTAACACCGAGCTCAGCGATTGGCAGAAGCTGTGACGTGCACTattgacatcactgctgcagccaaaacagCAGGACCAGAAGGAGGGTACCTACTGAGTTTGTTATTGAAGAGCatatattaaattattttttttatcactCGTAGATTGCAATTGGAATCCATCTGAAAAAGACACTAAACACATACCCATAGATTTAATCACTGACAACTAGATGCTGTGCGGATCACAAACTTGTGAAATCTACTCTGGTAAAAATAGTCATTTTATTTTCCATCATAGAAGAAATATTAAAAAAGTTTGAATACAAAACATTTAGCATAAAAGTAGTCCGTATGTAAAACAAAAAACTGGAGAAATTGTGTTTCCCCACATTCTCTATCAGCTAGTGCTGTTGGAAAAGTTTTTGAACAACTGCATTGACTTTAGGCACTAAGGTTGACTTGTACCTCAAAATTATGTCATCTTTGATCCAGTCTCGCTCTAGAATTGCATTGTTTCGTTTTTGCTTACAGTGAAATAGAATAGCATGTTGTCTTGAAACATATGTCATATCACTATCAGCCTTTATAACAGAGTGGATTGAAGTGTGAATGACTTTTCGTGGATTCATGATCATTTTTGGTGACGTGGTGGACAGGTTGTTAATAGGTTCTTTATACACATGCTGAAGAATATCATCTCCAGGGATTTGATTCCATAAATTGAACCCAGATTCTTGCTCTGATGATAGAAAAATTTGATTGATAAAACGAAAGACACTTGTATATGGATACTGTTTGTGGAGATTCCTCATTAATGTTGGCCAGTCCCAATATTTTAATGGAATGATAATCTCATCAATGTCGTTTAGGAGAACATATTTACTTTTAAACATATTTCTGTACATGCAGTCATTTAAAGATGCAATTTGTCCATAGTAGCCAATTTCACTGTCGAGTCCTTCAACGTATTTCCATTTTTTGGAGGTTTTCAGATATTTGTCTATTGGCCAGGGTACTACCTCTAAGACACCTTCTTGAGTGTAATATCTCAAAACCTTGTCCACATTGTCACCACAGCTCGTGTTATAGATGGTGACTCTAGAAGCTCCAAGTATTTTATACATTTCAATGGTTTGGATCACTTGCAAAACGTTATCAAACTTCCCATAAAAGGCAGAGATACAAACCGTAAAATTGGCAGAAAATGACCCTATTGGATCTTTTGAGATTTCAAACATTGGAATTTGGCTTATGTCTTTTGTGCGGTTTGTATAGACAGACATGTAGGTATAGTTGCATTCTGGTGGGCTTGCACATAAGAGATTGGTGGTCTCAAAAGGGAACCCTAAATTGTCCTTAACAGTATCAATTTCTGCCATAACATGTACATAACCAAATTGCTTACAGTAGAACAGACAGAAAAAGTTGTTCACTGTGTGATGGACTATAGCAAGTATTCTTATTAAACTGGAGTTCCTGGGATCATAGTATGGAGCGATGATGAAGGTTTTGTTATCCTGTAATGGTATTAAGGGTCCGACAGCAATGTTGGGAACATAGTTTGTTTTAGAATCCTTGGGTTGTAGCAGATATGAGAGAAGGATGAAAACGATCACCAATATATTGCATACAATGAACTTCTGTTTTAATGAGCAGGACATCTTTTCATCAACACGAACTGTGAAAAGAAGAAGAATAATATTTACAGTCTAAAACATAGGTGTAAAACATTGTAATTTTACAGACAAACAAGAGTCAGGCAGTTTTGCAGAATTTCGTAGAATCTGCTCTCAAAATGAAAAATTGGAAAAGAAACATTGCTACTCATCATACTTGCCATAGAGCAGGGGtctccaacctgtagctcgggagccacatgtggctcgtggtccCATAAATTGTAGCTTGCAGCTGTCTGTCTGCTAGAACTGGAACTAATGTACCAAgctaacaggtatgaagagcacatctcaaaatggtgaattttgtgagcagccctgcacagaagagcagatgtggatgcacatacactggtcttaggggttttgagat
This window harbors:
- the LOC143768143 gene encoding uncharacterized protein LOC143768143 isoform X1, producing MFVRVDEKMSCSLKQKFIVCNILVIVFILLSYLLQPKDSKTNYVPNIAVGPLIPLQDNKTFIIAPYYDPRNSSLIRILAIVHHTVNNFFCLFYCKQFGYVHVMAEIDTVKDNLGFPFETTNLLCASPPECNYTYMSVYTNRTKDISQIPMFEISKDPIGSFSANFTVCISAFYGKFDNVLQVIQTIEMYKILGASRVTIYNTSCGDNVDKVLRYYTQEGVLEVVPWPIDKYLKTSKKWKYVEGLDSEIGYYGQIASLNDCMYRNMFKSKYVLLNDIDEIIIPLKYWDWPTLMRNLHKQYPYTSVFRFINQIFLSSEQESGFNLWNQIPGDDILQHVYKEPINNLSTTSPKMIMNPRKVIHTSIHSVIKADSDMTYVSRQHAILFHCKQKRNNAILERDWIKDDIILRYKSTLVPKVNAVVQKLFQQH
- the LOC143768143 gene encoding uncharacterized protein LOC143768143 isoform X2, producing the protein MSCSLKQKFIVCNILVIVFILLSYLLQPKDSKTNYVPNIAVGPLIPLQDNKTFIIAPYYDPRNSSLIRILAIVHHTVNNFFCLFYCKQFGYVHVMAEIDTVKDNLGFPFETTNLLCASPPECNYTYMSVYTNRTKDISQIPMFEISKDPIGSFSANFTVCISAFYGKFDNVLQVIQTIEMYKILGASRVTIYNTSCGDNVDKVLRYYTQEGVLEVVPWPIDKYLKTSKKWKYVEGLDSEIGYYGQIASLNDCMYRNMFKSKYVLLNDIDEIIIPLKYWDWPTLMRNLHKQYPYTSVFRFINQIFLSSEQESGFNLWNQIPGDDILQHVYKEPINNLSTTSPKMIMNPRKVIHTSIHSVIKADSDMTYVSRQHAILFHCKQKRNNAILERDWIKDDIILRYKSTLVPKVNAVVQKLFQQH